A region from the Acidimicrobiales bacterium genome encodes:
- a CDS encoding 4Fe-4S dicluster domain-containing protein has protein sequence MALRIAIGFALTGAGVAVALWRLGFLFRLVTNGKPAPGRMKDVGAQLKAELLDVFGQRKLLRWSVPGVAHFMVFWGFIVLMFTIAEAYGALFSKTFAITGNEALGFIEDLFAVGVLVGIITFSVIRLVQSPEREARKSRFYGSHTTAAWITLGLIFLVIATLLLYRGAQVDTGDFPYGKSWWPFASRLIAGAFSGFSHTTNMHLETTFILAQIGVIWAFAVFLLHSKHLHIVVSEPNVLFSRRPKALGPLATTPDLDPENMTEDTVIGTGLIAHTTWKQRLDFLSCTECGRCQDQCPAWATDKPLSPKLVIMDLRDHMMESASELLSGKGTNGDASDGVSAKPLVPDVIQDDVLWSCTTCGACVEQCPVDIEHVDTILDMRRYEVLMEARFPSEAGLMLRNIENQGDPWGLGQSHRLDWTEGLDFEVPVVTGTIPEEMEYLFWVGCAGALDERARRTTQSIARLLHRAGVAFGVLGPRESCSGDPARRLGNEYLFQTQAQMNIATFNSAGVKKIVASCPHCFNSIAREYPALGGEFEVMHHTQLLERLLADGKLRPQNPVEQNITYHDPCYLGRHNEVYDEPRGVLGSVPGVSVTEMHRHRRTGFCCGAGGARMWMEEKIGTRINTNRTDEALATGADTISTACPYCLIMLDDATKARQAEGAAPESVRVVDVAQVLEQSVGAPAPASAGGETAT, from the coding sequence GTGGCTCTCAGAATTGCCATCGGCTTCGCGTTAACGGGTGCCGGCGTGGCCGTCGCGCTGTGGAGGCTGGGGTTCCTGTTCCGCCTCGTCACCAACGGCAAGCCCGCTCCCGGCCGCATGAAGGATGTGGGCGCCCAGCTCAAGGCCGAACTCCTCGACGTGTTCGGGCAGCGCAAGCTGCTCCGCTGGAGCGTGCCTGGTGTGGCTCACTTCATGGTGTTCTGGGGATTCATCGTCTTGATGTTCACGATCGCCGAGGCCTACGGCGCCCTGTTCTCGAAGACCTTCGCGATAACAGGGAACGAGGCGCTCGGTTTCATCGAGGACCTCTTCGCAGTCGGCGTTCTAGTCGGCATCATCACCTTCTCGGTGATCCGGCTGGTTCAGTCGCCGGAGCGAGAAGCGCGGAAGAGCCGCTTCTACGGATCGCATACCACGGCGGCGTGGATCACCCTCGGCCTGATCTTCCTTGTCATTGCGACGCTTCTGCTCTACCGGGGGGCGCAGGTGGACACCGGTGACTTTCCCTACGGCAAGAGTTGGTGGCCATTCGCGTCACGCCTGATCGCCGGAGCGTTCTCCGGTTTCAGCCACACGACAAACATGCACCTCGAGACCACGTTCATCCTCGCCCAGATCGGGGTGATCTGGGCGTTCGCGGTGTTCCTGCTCCACTCGAAGCACCTTCACATCGTGGTCTCGGAGCCCAACGTCCTGTTCTCCCGCCGGCCCAAGGCACTCGGTCCCCTCGCCACCACACCCGATCTCGACCCGGAGAACATGACCGAGGACACGGTGATCGGCACCGGTCTGATCGCCCACACCACGTGGAAGCAGCGCCTCGATTTCTTGAGCTGCACTGAGTGCGGTCGTTGTCAGGACCAGTGTCCGGCGTGGGCGACCGACAAGCCGCTGTCCCCGAAGCTCGTCATCATGGACCTTCGTGACCACATGATGGAGTCGGCCTCGGAGCTTCTGTCCGGCAAGGGCACGAACGGCGACGCGTCGGACGGCGTTTCCGCCAAGCCGTTGGTTCCCGACGTCATCCAGGACGACGTCTTGTGGTCGTGCACCACATGTGGAGCGTGCGTGGAGCAGTGCCCGGTCGACATCGAGCACGTCGACACGATCCTGGACATGCGGCGGTACGAGGTGTTGATGGAAGCTCGGTTCCCGAGCGAGGCCGGCCTCATGCTGCGCAACATCGAGAACCAGGGCGACCCGTGGGGTCTCGGGCAGAGTCACCGGCTCGACTGGACCGAGGGGCTCGACTTCGAGGTCCCTGTGGTCACGGGCACCATCCCCGAAGAGATGGAGTACCTGTTCTGGGTCGGGTGCGCCGGCGCCCTCGACGAGCGCGCCCGCCGCACCACGCAGAGCATCGCCAGGCTGCTTCACCGCGCGGGTGTTGCCTTCGGCGTGCTTGGCCCGCGCGAGTCGTGCAGCGGAGACCCCGCACGCCGGCTCGGCAACGAGTACCTCTTCCAGACCCAAGCACAGATGAACATCGCGACCTTCAACAGCGCCGGCGTGAAGAAGATCGTCGCGTCGTGCCCGCACTGCTTTAACTCGATCGCGCGGGAGTACCCCGCGCTCGGCGGCGAGTTCGAAGTGATGCACCACACCCAGCTGCTAGAACGGTTGCTCGCCGATGGAAAGTTGCGCCCGCAGAATCCCGTCGAGCAGAACATCACCTACCACGACCCCTGCTACCTCGGCCGCCACAACGAGGTTTACGACGAGCCGCGCGGAGTTCTTGGGAGCGTGCCGGGCGTGTCGGTCACCGAGATGCACCGCCATCGCCGGACCGGTTTCTGCTGCGGCGCCGGCGGAGCGCGGATGTGGATGGAGGAGAAGATCGGCACCCGGATCAACACCAACCGGACCGACGAGGCCCTCGCCACCGGTGCCGACACCATCTCCACCGCCTGCCCGTACTGCCTGATCATGCTTGACGACGCCACTAAAGCCCGCCAGGCGGAGGGTGCCGCTCCGGAGTCGGTCAGGGTTGTCGACGTGGCGCAGGTGCTCGAGCAGTCGGTCGGGGCGCCGGCGCCGGCTTCGGCCGGCGGGGAGACCGCTACTTAG